In the genome of Vicia villosa cultivar HV-30 ecotype Madison, WI linkage group LG7, Vvil1.0, whole genome shotgun sequence, one region contains:
- the LOC131618869 gene encoding uncharacterized protein LOC131618869: MDWGFLRGVLSRLDFDERLTHWIMMCVNSIHYTVLVNSDQARPFEPGRDLRQRDLLSPYLCILVTEGLSKLMTASVARGDVHGIQICRGAPKVSHLLFADDCFLFCTTNLNEVRNIMKVFTVNAAASGQGINLTKSELFFSCNSSKPAQEDLASIMEVCHVLGTGKYLGLPSMIGRSKKATFSYIKDRIWNRINSWKGRSLSKAGKEVMIKYVLQTIPSYIMSIFILLETVIQDIERMLNAFWWGVGKMVEEFSGWLGTS, translated from the coding sequence ATGGACTGGGGATTCTTAAGAGGTGTGCTATCCAGATTGGATTTTGATGAGAGATTGACCCATTGGATTATGATGTGTGTTAACTCGATACACTATACTGTTCTTGTTAATTCGGATCAAGCTAGACCATTTGAACCAGGAAGAGATCTTAGACAACGGGACCTACTATCTCCTTACTTATGTATCCTTGTTACTGAAGGTCTTTCCAAACTTATGACGGCATCGGTGGCGCGTGGTGATGTCCATGGGATACAAATCTGTAGAGGGGCACCTAAAGTGTCCCATctactttttgctgacgattgttttttgttttgcacGACAAACTTAAACGAAGTGAGGAATATTATGAAGGTGTTTACGGTAAATGCGGCGGCTTCAGGTCAGGGAATTAATCTGACTAAATCGGAGTTGTTTTTTAGTTGTAATTCATCCAAACCAGCTCAGGAGGATCTTGCTAGCATTATGGAAGTTTGCCATGTGTTAGGAACAGGGAAATATCTAGGTTTACCTTCTATGATTGGTAGAAGCAAGAAGGCCACATTCTCATACATTAAGGATCGAATCTGGAATAGGATCAATTCTTGGAAAGGAAGGTCTCTATCTAAAGCGGGTAAAGAAGTTATGATCAAATATGTCCTTCAGACTATCCCTTCGTACATTATGAGTATATTTATTCTCCTAGAGACGGTAATCCAGGACATTGAAAGGATGTTGAATGCATTTTGGTGGGGGGTGGGAAAGATGGTGGAGGAATTCAGTGGATGGCTTGGGACAAGTTAG
- the LOC131618867 gene encoding uncharacterized protein LOC131618867 — protein sequence MANAKQWDTDAVRDLFDASDTNKILQIPLLEEVKKDRMIWKEEQDGIYSVRTSYKLWYRAVRSREEDIKSLIFYIYSKEGKEVSGRFAVMIDVIWKNKNDYVGHNEKEEATNLALKAMHIWNDWFQAQEDSTNNDRPHHALEWSPPSVGWLKCNVDVDFNNNNDTTNRGWCVRNHLGNFIYTSIAWDPGTLPVFEAEALALKEVILGAISSHLEFLIFESHFQIVTQAIHSNRKGDSEFCLIIESIGSLLHSFPNFEVKFVK from the exons ATGGCCAATGCGAAGCAATGGGATACAGATGCCGTTAGAGATCTTTTTGATGCGTCGGACACGAATAAAATTCTTCAGATTCCGTTGTTGGAAGAAGTTAAAAAAGATAGAATGATTTGGAAGGAGGAGCAGGATGGTATCTATAGTGTGCGAACTAGTTACAAACTTTGGTATCGTGCCGTTAGAAGTCGAGAGGAG GATATTAAGTCTCTAATTTTTTATATCTACTCAAAGGAAGGAAAAGAAGTATCAGGTAGATTTGCGGTTATGATAGATGTTATTTGGAAAAACAAGAATGACTATGTCGGTcataatgagaaagaagaagcgACAAACTTGGCATTAAAAGCGATGCACATATGGAATGACTGGTTTCAAGCTCAGGAAGACTCGACAAACAATGATCGACCTCATCATGCTTTAGAATGGAGTCCACCTTCTGTGGGTTGGCTTAAATGTAATGTGGATgtggattttaataataataacgaCACTACTAATAGAGGGTGGTGTGTGCGTAACCACCTTGGCAATTTTATCTATACAAGTATTGCTTGGGATCCAGGAACTCTTCCCGTCTTTGAAGCTGAAGCCTTGGCGCTTAAAGAGGTTATTCTTGGAGCTATATCTTCGCACTTGgagtttttgatttttgaaagtcaTTTCCAAATAGTGACACAAGCTATCCATTCCAATAGAAAGGGTGATTCCGAGTTTTGTCTTATTATCGAGTCCATTGGTAGTTTATTACATTCCTTTCCAAACTTTGAGGTGAAGTTTGTTAAATGA
- the LOC131618866 gene encoding uncharacterized protein LOC131618866, which produces MGTKKIVMLKTHIDSIKLYFHNDFVYENLIWVLASIWIFLCNYVLHSIGSILTYIFRFHRKNEQLAPLALVEERKRNDFEDYEIDKFIEEIGNMIFQSNEDFYIASEGIEGETEYSVFEKSDSIDEKGKEEMNFYVLKKKDSDLNEDDKKSEGEINCDDVKKRDEKETECSVFEKGDSNFHQDGRMSGKDIQEEGEETKGSTLVDTSYDATISNVQFMSQKDIGDLEEEPMAFTSFSFLRNVCINENNVKKELLEHKLEACHVDQGKGEEGFLKYEIIGSNNSSEEYECENLKEMEGFKETQFSCDREEVSHDFVECKNDKEDSSYHGEETYNKTMYEEELDEMEYVEEDEDEYEYENDEVMEQFKLEMKIARQGGLATIFEDEERDNSSKVVEEKLQPLSIEEKMEYKDHIVEIQKVYRCYAQKIKKLDVLSYQTMHAIGLLRIKDPPKLFLMQNSTVKPLMISQNLWLRKAQKNTFNPMLKFVNELHRDLELVYVCQICLSWEILCWQHEKIQEMKKYDSQWPHRYNIVAGDFQLFQVLIQRFLEDEPFHQDHNRVQYYVNNRSLIRNLLQVPIIKDDSAKDKKKVKLSEEDAIGNERLEHIIQKSMQVFWEFVNADKDDENLFHKTSHYRENEIKNKEISDLVGNIRTQLHKKERMVKDKLRSGNCIVRKFQKHNKDQIQLDHDMLLAQVGLKLISRVINMKKLRKDHLIWCTDKLNQINFVDKKIQVKSSFLLFPC; this is translated from the exons ATGGGTACCAAAAAAATTGTTATGCTAAAAACTCATATTGATTCAatcaagttatattttcataatgattttgtttatgaaaacttgatttgggttttggcTTCTATATGGATTTTCTTATGCAACTATGTGCTTCATTCCATTGGGTCCATACTCACATACATATTCAG ATTTCATAGAAAAAATGAGCAACTTGCTCCACTTGCTTTGGTTGAAGAAAGAAAGAGGAATGATTTTGAAGATTATGAGATTGATAAGTTCATAGAAGAGATAGGTAATATGATATTTCAAAGTAATGAAGATTTTTATATAGCAAGTGAAGGAATAGAAGGAGAAACAGAGTACTCTGTTTTTGAGAAGAGTGATTCTATTGATGAGAAAGGAAAAGAAGAAATGAATTTCTATgttttgaagaagaaagattCTGATTTGAATGAAGATGATAAGAAAAGTGAAGGGGAAATAAATTGTGATGATGTTAAGaaaagagatgaaaaagaaacagAGTGCTCTGTTTTTGAAAAGGGTGATTCCAATTTTCATCAAGATGGTAGGATGAGTGGAAAGGATAttcaagaagaaggagaagaaacaaAAGGGTCTACTCTGGTTGATACTAGCTATGATGCAACAATAAGTAATGTTCAATTTATGTCACAAAAAGATAttggtgatttggaagaagaacCTATGGCCTTTACAAGCTTCTCTTTTCTAAGAAATGTTTGCATCAATGAAAATAATGTCAAAAAGGAATTATTAGAGCATAAATTAGAGGCATGCCATGTTGATCAAGGAAAAGGTGAAGAGGGTTTTTTAAAATATGAGATTATAGGCTCTAACAATTCTAGTGAAGAATATGAGTGTGAAAATCTCAAGGAAATGGAAGGTTTTAAGGAAACTCAATTTTCATGTGATAGAGAAGAAGTTTCACATGATTTTGTTGAATGCAAAAATGATAAGGAAGATTCTTCATACCATGGAGAAGAGACTTATAATAAAACAATGTATGAAGAAGAGTTGGATGAAATGGaatatgttgaagaagatgaggaTGAATATGAGTATGAGAATGATGAGGTAATGGAACAATTCAAATTGGAAATGAAAATTGCAAGACAAGGAGGACTTGCaacaatttttgaagatgaagaaagagaTAACTCTTCAAAAGTTGTTGAAGAGAAATTACAGCCATTAAGTATTGAAGAGAAGATGGAATATAAAGATCACATTGTTGAAATTCAAAAGGTTTATAGATGCTATGcacaaaaaataaagaaacttgATGTCTTGAGTTATCAGACCATGCATGCAATAG GTCTTCTTCGGATAAAAGACCctccaaaattatttttaatgcaaAATTCAACTGTCAAGCCTTTAATGATTTCTCAAAATTTGTGGTTGCGCAAAGCCCAAAAGAACACGTTTAATCCAATGTTGAAGTTTGTTAATGAATTGCATAGGGATTTGGAGCTTGTTTATGTTTGTCAAATTTGTCTCTCTTGGGAAATTCTATGTTGGCAACATGAGAAAATTCAAGAAATGAAAAAATACGATTCACAATGGCCTCATAGGTATAACATAGTTGCAGGTGATTTTCAACTTTTTCAGGTTCTTATTCAACGGTTTTTAGAGGATGAGCCATTTCACCAAGACCATAATAGGGTTCAATATTATGTCAATAATCGATCTCTCATTCGCAACTTGCTCCAAGTTCCAATCATAAAAG ATGATAGTGCAAAAGATAAGAAAAAAGTTAAATTGAGTGAAGAGGATGCAATTGGTAATGAAAGATTAGAACACATAATCCAGAAATCCATGCAAGTGTTTTGGGAATTTGTGAATGCGGATAAAGATGATGAGAATTTGTTTCACAAAACATCTCATTATAGAGAAAATGAGATCAAGAACAAAGAAATTTCAGATCTTGTTGGGAATATCCGAACCCAATTACATAAG AAGGAGAGAATGGTCAAGGACAAATTGAGAAGTGGAAATTGCATAGTTAGGAAGTTCCAAAAACACAATAAGGATCAAATTCAATTGGATCATGATATGTTGCTTGCTCAAGTGGGGTTGAAGTTGATTTCAAGAGTGATAAATATGAAAAAGTTGAGAAAAGATCACTTAATATGGTGTACTGATAAGTTAAACCAAATCAATTTTGTTGACAAGAAGATTCAAGTGAAGTCTTCGTTTTTGCTTTTTCCTTGTTGA